From the Diospyros lotus cultivar Yz01 chromosome 13, ASM1463336v1, whole genome shotgun sequence genome, one window contains:
- the LOC127788114 gene encoding receptor-like protein 19, whose amino-acid sequence MPNNSVKNVRLKEADLFENGEDVTVDFSCTYQPTKKAPPPKPTQNKHAFSVLLFSLTIASSNSHPFFLFHCQIHGFPIVFDAASRRRAKPNTALVGHSPPQPRNSSSWVVLIAVLQLLRFFISVVLLIFSQLWPMRTPPLSWFFLVVLSGLLLGIDVELVSGRCLGDQRSLLLQLKDALKLGQKVSMKLANWTSTDCCEWGGVACDEEGRVKGLDLSSEGISGGISEQNCSLFSLNFLENLNLAYNKFNVTIPSSFGNLTNLKNLNLSFAGFFGQIPIAFSQLTRLVILDLSTLFFVGISTLQLQNPNLAMLFHNLTNLRELYLDGVNVSSPGTEWAQAISSSVPNLQVLSMSNCYLSGPIDSSLFNLRYLSKINLGSNNLSIPVPPSFANFKNLTSLSLSSSNLHGFFPKKILQVQTLQTLHLENNRFLNGSLPVFPENALLQNLVLRGTTFSGSLPDSIGNLKKLSKIDLGGCNFSGPIPHSMARLEELVYLDLSTNSFTGQIPSFNMSKNLTYVDFSHNALTGPVPSAHFEDLSKLVSINIGHNSLNGTIPSFLFSLPSLNKILLSNNQFGGPVTELSNKHLSPLDTLDLSSNKLEGTVPPFFFDFRRLNILLLGFNSFNGTVHLEKIQGLRNLTKLELSYNNLSINAGDSKSTFSSFPQLSTLKLASCNLQKFPELVNQSKLTQLDLSDNQISGEIPTWIWQVGNGTLQYLNLSCNLLTSLQRPYTIPTLAVIDLHFNKLSGELPVPPASAIYVDFSINNFNSSIPPEIGHNLIFVTFFSLSNNRLSGSIPPSMCKAVNLQVLDLSNNRFNGTIPRCLIESSTDTCGVLNLRDNSLTGAISDTFPQGCVLKTLDLNGNHLEGRVPVSLANCLMLEVLNLGGNNISDQFPCFLKNSSSLRVLVLRSNKFQGGISCPGEQKNVWPKLQIIDLASNNFSGVLPPNCFLKWKAMIVDGDDAKHDLNHLHFEFLTLSHFYYQDTVTVTMKGLEMELEKILTLFTSIDFSSNNFQGGIPETVGTLQSLYVLNLSHNDLTGQIPQSLGNLSQLGSLDLSHNHLSGSIPEQLAGLTFLSFLNLSFNQLVGKIPVGAQIQTFSESSFEGNEGLCGAPLRSCNTSKVPPDSVSKNEFDWLFIYTGLGFGISAGFVVGPLMFWKQGSKWCDRHVEKFVWTILPLLGLNFACCNNVKVQSEGNIDEQPLDDEDEDEEEDEMADTAYWGRYCVFCSKLDIHRKKAIHNPKCSCHESPPISSSLWLPSNGKARFWMESMEDV is encoded by the exons ATGCCAAACAATTCAGTTAAGAATGTTAGATTAAAAGAAGCCGACCTCTTTGAAAATGGCGAAGACGTCACAGTTGATTTTTCTTGCACATATCAACCCACAAAGAAGGCCCCTCCACCAAAACCGACCCAAAACAAGCACGCGTTTTCAGTTTTACTTTTCTCTCTGACCATCGCATCGTCCAATTCCCAtcccttcttcctcttccactgCCAGATTCATGGTTTTCCCATTGTCTTTGACGCCGCCAGTCGCCGCCGTGCCAAACCCAACACAGCCCTTGTCGGCCACTCCCCGCCCCAACCAAGAAATTCAAGTTCATGGGTGGTGCTGATTGCGGTTCTGCAGCTTCTCCGTTTCTTCATCTCGGTAGTTTTGCTGATTTTCTCACAGCTTTGGCCAATGAGAACCCCGCCGCTTTCATGGTTTTTCTTGGTGGTCTTATCCGGATTGTTGCTTGGCATTGACGTTGAACTGGTCTCCGGCCGATGTCTGGGCGATCAGAGATCATTGTTGCTCCAATTGAAGGATGCCCTTAAGTTAGGTCAAAAAGTTTCTATGAAATTGGCGAACTGGACAAGCACCGATTGCTGTGAATGGGGAGGCGTGGCCTGTGATGAGGAAGGTCGTGTTAAAGGTCTTGACCTCAGCAGTGAAGGGATCTCGGGTGGGATAAGCGAGCAAAATTGTAGTCTTTTCAGTCTAAACTTTCTTGAGAACCTGAATTTGGCCTACAACAAGTTCAACGTAACAATTCCATCGAGTTTCGGAAACCTCACCAATTTGAAGAATCTGAATTTGTCATTCGCTGGTTTCTTTGGGCAGATTCCAATTGCATTTTCGCAGCTGACAAGGTTGGTTATACTTGACCTATCCACTCTTTTCTTTGTTGGAATTTCTACACTGCAGCTTCAGAACCcaaatttagcaatgcttttTCACAACCTTACGAATCTTAGAGAGCTCTATCTTGATGGGGTGAATGTGTCTTCACCGGGGACTGAATGGGCTCAGGCTATTTCATCGTCAGTGCCGAATCTGCAAGTTTTGAGCATGTCCAATTGTTATCTTTCTGGCCCTATAGATTCTTCCCTGTTCAACCTTCGCTATCTGTCAAAAATCAATCTGGGTTCAAACAATCTTTCTATTCCAGTTCCGCCGTCGTTtgcaaatttcaaaaatttgaccAGTTTGAGTCTTAGTTCCTCCAACTTGCATGGATTCTTTCCGAAAAAGATTTTGCAGGTTCAAACATTGCAGACTCTGCATTTGGAAAACAATAGATTCCTCAACGGTTCTCTGCCAGTGTTCCCAGAAAATGCACTTCTTCAGAACCTGGTGCTCAGGGGGACAACATTTTCAGGCTCATTACCAGATTCCATTGGTAATCTGAAGAAATTATCCAAAATAGACCTTGGAGGTTGCAATTTCAGCGGACCAATTCCACATTCAATGGCAAGGCTTGAGGAACTCGTTTATTTGGACCTGTCAACCAATTCGTTCACTGGTCAAATTCCCTCTTTCAATATGTCCAAGAATCTCACCTACGTGGACTTCTCTCATAATGCTTTAACAGGTCCAGTTCCGTCGGCTCACTTTGAAGACCTTTCAAAACTTGTAAGCATCAATATAGGACATAATTCACTGAATGGGACTATTCCCTCGTTTCTGTTTTCtcttccatcactaaataaaatTCTTCTTTCCAACAACCAATTTGGTGGTCCAGTTACTGAGCTTTCTAACAAGCACCTGTCTCCACTGGATACGTTGGATTTGAGTAGTAACAAACTAGAAGGAACTGTTCCACCATTCTTCTTTGACTTTCGAAGGCTTAATATCCTCTTGCTTGGTTTCAACAGCTTCAATGGTACAGTACATCTAGAAAAGATTCAGGGGCTACGAAATCTTACGAAACTTGAGCTCTCATACAATAATTTATCCATTAATGCCGGTGACAGTAAGTCTACCTTCTCTTCCTTTCCTCAGCTCAGCACATTAAAATTGGCTTCCTGCAACCTGCAAAAATTCCCGGAACTTGTGAACCAGTCAAAGTTGACTCAGCTTGACCTTTCGGACAACCAAATCTCAGGGGAAATACCTACTTGGATTTGGCAGGTGGGGAATGGAACTCTACAATATCTGAATCTTTCCTGTAATTTACTAACTAGTTTGCAAAGGCCATACACTATTCCTACTCTTGCGGTCATTGACCTACATTTCAATAAGCTCTCTGGCGAACTGCCAGTGCCACCAGCATCAGCCATCTATGTCGACTTTTCAATCAACAATTTCAACTCTTCTATCCCTCCCGAAATTGGGCACAATctgatttttgttactttcttctctctttcaaaTAATAGACTCTCCGGATCCATCCCTCCATCAATGTGCAAAGCAGTCAATTTACAGGTTCTTGATCTGTCCAACAATAGATTCAATGGCACTATACCTCGATGTTTGATTGAAAGTAGTACGGATACTTGTGGGGTACTGAATTTGCGCGACAACAGTCTTACTGGTGCTATATCAGATACATTCCCACAAGGTTGTGTTTTGAAAACATTAGATTTGAATGGGAATCATTTGGAGGGGCGGGTCCCAGTGTCGTTGGCTAATTGTCTAATGTTAGAGGTTTTAAACCTTGGGGGCAACAACATATCTGATCAGTTCCCTTGCTTCTTGAAGAACTCATCTAGTTTGCGTGTGTTAGTTTTGCGGTCTAACAAGTTTCAAGGTGGCATTAGTTGTCCAGGAGAACAAAAAAATGTCTGGCCAAAGCTTCAGATCATTGACCTGGCTTCCAACAACTTTAGTGGTGTTCTACCACCAAATTGCTTCTTGAAATGGAAAGCAATGATAGTTGATGGGGATGATGCAAAACACGATCTCAATCACTTGCACTTTGAGTTCCTAACGCTTAGCCACTTCTACTATCAGGATACAGTGACAGTTACCATGAAGGGATTGGAAATGGAGCTGGAgaaaattttaactttattcACCTCTATTGACTTCTCAAGCAACAATTTCCAAGGAGGGATACCAGAAACAGTTGGGACTTTGCAATCCCTCTATGTTCTCAACTTATCACACAATGACCTGACAGGTCAAATTCCACAATCACTTGGAAACTTGTCGCAGCTTGGATCATTAGACCTCTCGCATAACCACCTAAGTGGTAGTATCCCAGAGCAGCTTGCAGGACTCACATTTCTTTCATTCCTGAACTTGTCATTTAATCAACTGGTTGGAAAGATCCCAGTAGGGGCTCAAATTCAAACATTTTCAGAAAGTTCATTTGAAGGAAATGAAGGATTATGTGGGGCTCCTTTGAGATCATGCAATACCTCAAAGGTACCTCCAGATTCAGTCTCAAAGAATGAGTTTGATTGGCTATTCATATACACAGGCTTGGGATTCGGGATATCGGCAGGGTTTGTTGTTGGGCCACTAATGTTCTGGAAGCAAGGGAGCAAGTGGTGTGACAGGCACGTTGAGAAGTTCGTTTGGACAATTCTTCCACTTTTGGGCTTAAACTTTGCTTGCTGTAACAATGTGAAGGTTCAGTCAGAGGGAAACATTGATGAGCAACCCttagatgatgaagatgaagatgaagaagaagatgaaatggCAGATACAGCATACTGGGGACGGTATTGTGTGTTTTGTTCCAAACTTGATATCCATAGGAAGAAAGCTATACACAACCCAAAATGCAGTTGTCACGAATCACcacccatttcttcttctttgtg gttgccAAGTAATGGGAAAGCGAGATTTTGGATGGAGAGCATGGAAGATGTATAG
- the LOC127788115 gene encoding uncharacterized protein LOC127788115: MDMTEDGSKRKLQLQELEELRLAAYENSRIYKEKTKVAHDKLIAKKEFNVGNKVLLYNSRLKLMPVEIMDESTTKKFTVNGQRLKHFYEGFIEHTVEELSLLDLPPT, from the exons atGGACATGACAGAAGATGGTTCCAAACGAAAGCTTCAAttgcaagagcttgaggaattgaggttaGCGGCATATGAGAACTCCAGGATATACAAGGAAAAGACCAAAGTTGCACACGACAAATTGATTGCCAAGAAGGAGTTCAACGTTGGCAATAAAGTCCTCCTCTACAATTCACGCCTAAAGCTGATGCCTG TTGAGATTATGGATGAGTCGACTACGAAGAAATTCACAGTTAATGGGCAGAGGCTTAAACATTTCTATGAGGGCTTTATAGAACACACAGTGGAGGAGCTATCTCTCTTAGACCTTCCCCCGACCTGA
- the LOC127788116 gene encoding uncharacterized protein LOC127788116, with translation MLCSGKEVNVPEKAQENTGRKEEAQPLSIQRAKQHINNDQVKGENPYTNPLPFPHRATQNKKRAEAELDKEIMETFQKVEVNIPLLEAIRQIPKYAKFLKDLCTHKRKLKGNEQVNLGRNVSTLIQPTMPLKCKDPATFTIPCTIGELQFTNALLDLGASINVMPKSVYASLQVGPLKSTRVVIQLANRSMAYPTGVLEDVLVKVKDLIFPADFYVLNMEDDNKLGHAPLILGRLFLKTARTIINVHEGTLSMEFVVNTIHFNILDSMKYPSEDHSSWHVNSIDLMVDVACADLADFVSEFPTIHDFLDSVHCLDYHDGFSKCVACSEIDEFLNLSESDMSFQHAHPVENVSLAKNVMQADGSLDLNTNRLLPSIQQPLALECKPLSDNLKYAYLEEGEKLPVLIANNLCPDQEQRLLDLLRRNKRVIGWTLADILGISPSLCMHRIHLEEGARPICIASKDQEKTTFTCPFGTFAYRRIHLAYVMLQGIVLGHVISRQGIAVDSSKVDVIASLPYLASVREVRSFLGHAGFYRRFIQDFSKIVIPLSHLLQKDVDFKFDEQCKQAFKELKRRLTSPPIIQPPNWELPFELMCDVSNLAVGVVLSQRVNKKSHVIAYASRTLDSAQANYTMTEKELLAIVFALDKFRSYLLGSKVIVFSDHAALKFLLKKQDAKPRLIRWMLLL, from the exons ATGCTGTGTAGTGGTAAAGAAGTGAATGTTCCAGAGAAGGCACAAGAAAACACAGGTAGAAAAGAAGAGGCGCAGCCCCTCTCAATTCAAAGGGCCAAGCAGCACATCAATAATGATCAGGTCAAGGGAGAGAACCCCTACACCAATCCATTGCCTTTTCCCCATAGAGCCACTCAAAACAAGAAGAGGGCTGAAGCTGAGTTGGATAAGGAGATCATGGAGACTTTCCAGAAGGTCGAAGTCAATATACCACTCTTGGAGGCCATCAGACAGATTCCCAAGTATGCTAAGTTTCTCAAAGACTTGTGCACCCACAAGAGGAAGCTGAAGGGAAATGAGCAGGTCAACCTTGGAAGGAATGTCTCAACCCTAATCCAGCCCACCATGCCTTTGAAATGCAAAGATCCAGCGACATTTACCATTCCTTGCACCATAGGAGAGCTGCAATTCACAAATGCTTTGCTAGATTTGGGTGCTTCCATTAATGTAATGCCTAAGTCTGTTTATGCATCCTTGCAGGTTGGCCCATTGAAATCCACAAGAGTGGTAATCCAGCTAGCTAACAGGAGCATGGCCTATCCCACGGGAGTCTTGGAGGAcgtgctggttaaggttaaggatctTATCTTCCCAGCtgacttttatgttttaaatatggaagatgatAACAAACTTGGACATGCACCATTGATACTAGGCAGACTTTTCTTGAAAACTGCTAGGACAATaattaatgtgcatgagggtacctTGTCTATGGAATTTGTTGTTAATACTATCCATTTCAACATTCTTGATTCCATGAAGTATCCTTCAGAAGATCATTCCTCCTGGCATGTTAATTCTATTGACTTGATGGTTGATGTTGCATGTGCTGATCTTGCTGACTTTGTTTCTGAGTTCCCCACCATCCATGACTTTCTTGATAGTGTGCATTGCCTTGATTATCATGATGGGTTTAGTAAGTGTGTTGCTTGTTCTGAGATAGATGAGTTTTTAAATCTTTCTGAATCTGACATGAGTTTTCAGCATGCGCACCCCGTTGAGAATGTTTCCCTTGCTAAGAATGTCATGCAAGCAGATGGTTCTCTTGACTTAAACACAAATAGGTTGCTTCCTTCAATTCAACAGCCACTTGCCTTAGAGTGCAAACCCTTATCCGACAACCTCAAGTATGCTTACTTGGAGGAGGGAGAGAAGTTGCCAGTGCTCATAGCCAACAACCTCTGCCCTGACCAAGAGCAGAGATTGCTGGACCTACTCAGGAGGAACAAACGAGTAATAGGCTGGACCTTGGCAGACATACTAGGTATTAGTCCTTCTTTGTGCATGCACAGGATTCATTTAGAGGAAGGAGCCCGACCA ATATGCATAGCATCaaaggatcaggagaagaccaccttcacttGTCCTTTCGGCACTTTTGCCTACCGAAGGATTCATTTGGcttatgtaatgctccag GGCATAGTCTTAGGTCATGTTATCTCCAGACAAGGTATCGCGGTCGATAGTTCCAAGGTGGATGTCATTGCTTCTTTACCTTACCTCGCGTCTGTGCGGGAAGTACgctctttccttggccatgcagggttttacaggaggttcatccaAGATTTCAGTAAGATTGTCATTCCATTATCCCACCTCCTCCAAAAGGATGTGGATTTCAAGTTTGATGAACAATGCAAGCAAGCCTTCAAGGAACTTAAGAGGCGATTGACTTCTCCACCGATCATCCAGCCACCCAactgggagttgcccttcgagctCATGTGTGATGTTTCAAACCTTGCAGTAGGCGTCGTTCTCTCTCAACGGGTGAATAAGAAGTcgcatgtcattgcctatgcctcaCGTACCCTGGACAGTGCTCAAGCCAATTACACCATGACTGAAAAAGAGCTCTTAGCCATTGtctttgctttagataaatttcgatCATACTTATTGGGATCTAAAGTTATTGTGTTTTCTGATCATGCAGCCCTGAAGTTCCTTCTGAAGAAGCAGGATGCAAAACCTAGGCTTATCCGGTGGATGCTGCTACTCTAG